In Glandiceps talaboti chromosome 16, keGlaTala1.1, whole genome shotgun sequence, a single window of DNA contains:
- the LOC144447040 gene encoding INO80 complex subunit D-like isoform X3, producing MYEGKHIHYSEVDNKPLCSYSTKLCKQRRLNGYAFCIRHVLEDKTAPFKQCEYVAKYNNQRCTNPIPKNENRIYCNSHLQVLGIVPKKERKKKSGDVQDKKVKDVKEKEKKKEKVDLTVDNHNEIESEPDVYTFIPSPPSEEKKPPPKSPRSSGIQKEKLLKAKIQDKITKNKLKLEKEREKELKAKVNHLNKLNMAPLTSQSAVTTNVPTVPPSSNYTHVPMPSFPQPPIFPTIPPYPFHVPHLPMTFPDITLPWLPTSMPQRLPILQVRPKRPRQLKSPHRTNKCLEKLLQLYRSKEENSLDLFPLGLDYSDEEDDNSDDAMPWQQTRIDNYDSDSSSVEDLEISTIRYQKVDSLESKLRQEYSQLRHCRHSHNKSRHLFHKNCARTLIEAVRASPRETVDAVLAVRNQSLKTRLKRSRPLTRCKYKGENKESCHDRALPFTRYCVKHIICSEDQVLFAYCTAKFPGGVQCSVPVFDIVNERPLCEEHARKMANVQKGEANRKALLADGKAPPRKPRKKTKPSALTRPSKKKKKKKQQRRNGRPQKPVPPAKPSGNTEMPQTLNLGIDTSQLSPAPEGIDTEDITDHLDSDLPPDVIEKNLELTLDPTDLHMDGDGLHMDSDALNSDQQSDYEPDKQLLEGHDFDDWARLPDDLNDLELFTGCKNGVFAPTKEDEEALERALKEASEDVKASLAQLNHLSPDTQTLPNLILPSGHENHNANHIIADGMPHHMDIGSSMAYTVTPQAGTGQGSFQEGRGSVQNSSVQSQPGMKNDMDMSGNMMNHWIRDMNPNQDPLTSNNRRFSSDVSTMSPHSAPISPHGNHFQADVPRTVPHDTNAMLNHQMLNSANENLMLANQRPWNSYTALHPNTDQVNLLSLNHQNGPSVPISGPPSYSPNPNFIQGNKFNLTLGQDQLLYSQVSHQTNHDQPQQSQGTPLISAYNVQTATPHQQSTS from the exons ATGTACGAAGGCAAGCATATTCACTACTCGGAGGTTGATAATAAGCCACTGTGCTCCTACAGTACCAAACTGTGTAAGCAGCGACGGCTGAATGGCTACGCATTCTGTATACGTCATGTGCTAGAAGACAAGACCGCTCCATTCAAACAGTGTGAATATGTTGCCAAATATAATAACCAGAGATGTACTAATCCCATACCCAAGAATGAAAACAGAAT ATACTGTAACAGTCATCTTCAAGTCCTAGGAATAGTACCcaagaaagaaaggaaaaagaaaagTGGTGATGTACAAGATAAAAAAGTCAAGGATgtcaaagaaaaagaaaagaagaaggAGAAAGTTGATTTAACTGTGGACAATCATAATGAAATAGAATCTGAACCCGATGTGTATACTTTTATTCCATCACCTCCATCGGAAGAAAAGAAACCCCCACCAAAATCACCCAGGTCATCAGGGATTCAGAAAGAAAAGTTACTCAAGGCAAAAATTCAAGACAAAATTACAAAGAACAAATTGAAACTAGAAAAGGAACGAGAAAAGGAACTCAAAGCTAAAGTGAATCATCTTAATAAACTGAATATGGCACCGCTTACGTCGCAGTCCGCAGTTACCACAAATGTTCCAACTGTTCCTCCGTCATCTAATTATACACATGTTCCGATGCCATCATTTCCACAACCCCCTATATTTCCAACAATCCCTCCATACCCCTTTCATGTGCCTCATTTGCCAATGACTTTCCCGGACATAACTTTGCCATGGCTCCCAACGAGTATGCCCCAACGTTTGCCAATTTTACAAGTACGACCTAAGAGACCAAGGCAGTTGAAGTCACCGCATAGGACTAATAAATGCTTAGAAAAACTTTTACAATTGTACAGAAGTAAAGAAGAAAACAGTCTGGATCTTTTTCCACTAG GTCTTGATTATTCAGATGAAGAAGATGACAATTCTGATGATGCAATGCCATGGCAACAAACAAGAATAGACAATTATGATTCAGATAGTTCTAG TGTTGAAGACTTAGAGATTTCAACAATACGTTATCAGAAAGTTGACTCACTGGAGTCCAAACTACGTCAAGAGTACAGTCAACTAAGACACTGTAGACATAGTCACAACAAATCAAGGCACCTTTTTCACAAGAATTGTGCAAGAACTTTAATAGAAGCTGTCAGGGCGAGTCCAAGAGAAACTGTAGATGCTGTATTAGCGGTTAGAAACCAATCTCTTAAAACTAG GCTTAAAAGGTCGCGACCTCTTACCAGATGTAAATATAAAGGAGAAAATAAAGAAAGTTGTCATGATAGAGCATTACCATTCACCAGATACTGTGTAAAAC ACATTATCTGTAGTGAGGACCAGGTGCTATTTGCGTATTGTACAGCTAAATTTCCCGGTGGAGTGCAATGTTCAGTTCCTGTATTTGATATAGTTAATGAAAGACCTCTCTGTGAAGAACATGCCAGAAAGATG GCCAATGTTCAGAAGGGCGAGGCCAACAGAAAGGCATTGTTGGCAGATGGCAAAGCCCCTCCAAGAAAGCCAAGAAAGAAAACCAAACCTTCAGCACTTACGAGACCatcaaagaagaaaaagaagaagaagcaaCAGCGGAGGAATGGCAGACCACAAAAACCTGTCCCTCCAGCAA AACCCTCAGGCAACACAGAAATGCCCCAGACGCTTAATCTGGGCATAGACACATCACAGCTCAGTCCAGCACCTGAGGGAATAGACACAGAAGATATCACAGATCACCTTGATAGTGACCTTCCACCTGATGTGATTGAGAAGAACTTGGAACTAACCTTAGACCCTACAGATCTACACATGGATGGAGATGGTCTTCACATGGATAGTGATGCATTGAACAGTGACCAACAGTCAGATTATGAACCTGATAAGCAACTTCTGGAAGGTCATGATTTTGATGACTGGGCCAGGTTACCTGATGATTTAAATGATCTAGAGCTATTTACAG GTTGTAAAAATGGAGTATTTGCCCCGACAAAAGAGGACGAAGAAGCATTGGAAAGGGCTCTAAAAGAGGCCTCAGAAGATGTGAAGGCATCACTAGCTCAGCTAAATCATCTTTCACCAGATACTCAAACTCTACCAAATCTTATCCTACCCAGTGGACATGAAAACCACAATGCTAATCATATCATAGCTGATGGTATGCCACATCACATGGATATAGGATCAAGTATGGCATACACTGTCACTCCTCAGGCAGGTACAGGTCAGGGGTCATTCCAGGAAGGTCGAGGGTCAGTGCAAAATTCCTCAGTACAATCACAGCCAGGTATGAAGAACGATATGGACATGAGTGGAAATATGATGAACCATTGGATACGAGACATGAATCCAAATCAGGATCCGCTAACATCAAACAATCGGCGATTCAGTTCTGATGTGTCAACTATGTCACCACACAGTGCACCGATTTCACCTCATGGCAACCACTTTCAAGCTGATGTACCTAGGACTGTACCGCATGATACAAATGCTATGCTAAATCACCAAATGTTGAACTCGGCAAATGAGAACCTtatgttggccaatcaaaggcCGTGGAACTCATATACCGCACTTCATCCAAACACTGATCAAGTGAATCTGTTATCATTAAATCATCAAAATGGACCCTCTGTGCCAATTAGCGGACCTCCTTCGTATTCTCCAAATCCAAACTTTATTCAAGGAAACAAGTTTAACTTGACCCTTGGACAGGACCAACTGTTGTACAGTCAGGTCAGTCATCAGACAAATCATGACCAGCCACAACAGTCACAAGGCACTCCTCTGATATCAGCATATAATGTTCAGACAGCTACCCCTCACCAACAGAGCACAAGCTAg
- the LOC144447040 gene encoding INO80 complex subunit D-like isoform X2 has product MLESKNEDQRKCDVGSKVMYEGKHIHYSEVDNKPLCSYSTKLCKQRRLNGYAFCIRHVLEDKTAPFKQCEYVAKYNNQRCTNPIPKNENRIYCNSHLQVLGIVPKKERKKKSGDVQDKKVKDVKEKEKKKEKVDLTVDNHNEIESEPDVYTFIPSPPSEEKKPPPKSPRSSGIQKEKLLKAKIQDKITKNKLKLEKEREKELKAKVNHLNKLNMAPLTSQSAVTTNVPTVPPSSNYTHVPMPSFPQPPIFPTIPPYPFHVPHLPMTFPDITLPWLPTSMPQRLPILQVRPKRPRQLKSPHRTNKCLEKLLQLYRSKEENSLDLFPLGLDYSDEEDDNSDDAMPWQQTRIDNYDSDSSSVEDLEISTIRYQKVDSLESKLRQEYSQLRHCRHSHNKSRHLFHKNCARTLIEAVRASPRETVDAVLAVRNQSLKTSRLKRSRPLTRCKYKGENKESCHDRALPFTRYCVKHIICSEDQVLFAYCTAKFPGGVQCSVPVFDIVNERPLCEEHARKMANVQKGEANRKALLADGKAPPRKPRKKTKPSALTRPSKKKKKKKQQRRNGRPQKPVPPAKPSGNTEMPQTLNLGIDTSQLSPAPEGIDTEDITDHLDSDLPPDVIEKNLELTLDPTDLHMDGDGLHMDSDALNSDQQSDYEPDKQLLEGHDFDDWARLPDDLNDLELFTGCKNGVFAPTKEDEEALERALKEASEDVKASLAQLNHLSPDTQTLPNLILPSGHENHNANHIIADGMPHHMDIGSSMAYTVTPQAGTGQGSFQEGRGSVQNSSVQSQPGMKNDMDMSGNMMNHWIRDMNPNQDPLTSNNRRFSSDVSTMSPHSAPISPHGNHFQADVPRTVPHDTNAMLNHQMLNSANENLMLANQRPWNSYTALHPNTDQVNLLSLNHQNGPSVPISGPPSYSPNPNFIQGNKFNLTLGQDQLLYSQVSHQTNHDQPQQSQGTPLISAYNVQTATPHQQSTS; this is encoded by the exons GTGATGTTGGTAGTAAAGTAATGTACGAAGGCAAGCATATTCACTACTCGGAGGTTGATAATAAGCCACTGTGCTCCTACAGTACCAAACTGTGTAAGCAGCGACGGCTGAATGGCTACGCATTCTGTATACGTCATGTGCTAGAAGACAAGACCGCTCCATTCAAACAGTGTGAATATGTTGCCAAATATAATAACCAGAGATGTACTAATCCCATACCCAAGAATGAAAACAGAAT ATACTGTAACAGTCATCTTCAAGTCCTAGGAATAGTACCcaagaaagaaaggaaaaagaaaagTGGTGATGTACAAGATAAAAAAGTCAAGGATgtcaaagaaaaagaaaagaagaaggAGAAAGTTGATTTAACTGTGGACAATCATAATGAAATAGAATCTGAACCCGATGTGTATACTTTTATTCCATCACCTCCATCGGAAGAAAAGAAACCCCCACCAAAATCACCCAGGTCATCAGGGATTCAGAAAGAAAAGTTACTCAAGGCAAAAATTCAAGACAAAATTACAAAGAACAAATTGAAACTAGAAAAGGAACGAGAAAAGGAACTCAAAGCTAAAGTGAATCATCTTAATAAACTGAATATGGCACCGCTTACGTCGCAGTCCGCAGTTACCACAAATGTTCCAACTGTTCCTCCGTCATCTAATTATACACATGTTCCGATGCCATCATTTCCACAACCCCCTATATTTCCAACAATCCCTCCATACCCCTTTCATGTGCCTCATTTGCCAATGACTTTCCCGGACATAACTTTGCCATGGCTCCCAACGAGTATGCCCCAACGTTTGCCAATTTTACAAGTACGACCTAAGAGACCAAGGCAGTTGAAGTCACCGCATAGGACTAATAAATGCTTAGAAAAACTTTTACAATTGTACAGAAGTAAAGAAGAAAACAGTCTGGATCTTTTTCCACTAG GTCTTGATTATTCAGATGAAGAAGATGACAATTCTGATGATGCAATGCCATGGCAACAAACAAGAATAGACAATTATGATTCAGATAGTTCTAG TGTTGAAGACTTAGAGATTTCAACAATACGTTATCAGAAAGTTGACTCACTGGAGTCCAAACTACGTCAAGAGTACAGTCAACTAAGACACTGTAGACATAGTCACAACAAATCAAGGCACCTTTTTCACAAGAATTGTGCAAGAACTTTAATAGAAGCTGTCAGGGCGAGTCCAAGAGAAACTGTAGATGCTGTATTAGCGGTTAGAAACCAATCTCTTAAAACTAG TAG GCTTAAAAGGTCGCGACCTCTTACCAGATGTAAATATAAAGGAGAAAATAAAGAAAGTTGTCATGATAGAGCATTACCATTCACCAGATACTGTGTAAAAC ACATTATCTGTAGTGAGGACCAGGTGCTATTTGCGTATTGTACAGCTAAATTTCCCGGTGGAGTGCAATGTTCAGTTCCTGTATTTGATATAGTTAATGAAAGACCTCTCTGTGAAGAACATGCCAGAAAGATG GCCAATGTTCAGAAGGGCGAGGCCAACAGAAAGGCATTGTTGGCAGATGGCAAAGCCCCTCCAAGAAAGCCAAGAAAGAAAACCAAACCTTCAGCACTTACGAGACCatcaaagaagaaaaagaagaagaagcaaCAGCGGAGGAATGGCAGACCACAAAAACCTGTCCCTCCAGCAA AACCCTCAGGCAACACAGAAATGCCCCAGACGCTTAATCTGGGCATAGACACATCACAGCTCAGTCCAGCACCTGAGGGAATAGACACAGAAGATATCACAGATCACCTTGATAGTGACCTTCCACCTGATGTGATTGAGAAGAACTTGGAACTAACCTTAGACCCTACAGATCTACACATGGATGGAGATGGTCTTCACATGGATAGTGATGCATTGAACAGTGACCAACAGTCAGATTATGAACCTGATAAGCAACTTCTGGAAGGTCATGATTTTGATGACTGGGCCAGGTTACCTGATGATTTAAATGATCTAGAGCTATTTACAG GTTGTAAAAATGGAGTATTTGCCCCGACAAAAGAGGACGAAGAAGCATTGGAAAGGGCTCTAAAAGAGGCCTCAGAAGATGTGAAGGCATCACTAGCTCAGCTAAATCATCTTTCACCAGATACTCAAACTCTACCAAATCTTATCCTACCCAGTGGACATGAAAACCACAATGCTAATCATATCATAGCTGATGGTATGCCACATCACATGGATATAGGATCAAGTATGGCATACACTGTCACTCCTCAGGCAGGTACAGGTCAGGGGTCATTCCAGGAAGGTCGAGGGTCAGTGCAAAATTCCTCAGTACAATCACAGCCAGGTATGAAGAACGATATGGACATGAGTGGAAATATGATGAACCATTGGATACGAGACATGAATCCAAATCAGGATCCGCTAACATCAAACAATCGGCGATTCAGTTCTGATGTGTCAACTATGTCACCACACAGTGCACCGATTTCACCTCATGGCAACCACTTTCAAGCTGATGTACCTAGGACTGTACCGCATGATACAAATGCTATGCTAAATCACCAAATGTTGAACTCGGCAAATGAGAACCTtatgttggccaatcaaaggcCGTGGAACTCATATACCGCACTTCATCCAAACACTGATCAAGTGAATCTGTTATCATTAAATCATCAAAATGGACCCTCTGTGCCAATTAGCGGACCTCCTTCGTATTCTCCAAATCCAAACTTTATTCAAGGAAACAAGTTTAACTTGACCCTTGGACAGGACCAACTGTTGTACAGTCAGGTCAGTCATCAGACAAATCATGACCAGCCACAACAGTCACAAGGCACTCCTCTGATATCAGCATATAATGTTCAGACAGCTACCCCTCACCAACAGAGCACAAGCTAg
- the LOC144447040 gene encoding INO80 complex subunit D-like isoform X1 — MLESKNEDQRKCDVGSKVMYEGKHIHYSEVDNKPLCSYSTKLCKQRRLNGYAFCIRHVLEDKTAPFKQCEYVAKYNNQRCTNPIPKNENRIYCNSHLQVLGIVPKKERKKKSGDVQDKKVKDVKEKEKKKEKVDLTVDNHNEIESEPDVYTFIPSPPSEEKKPPPKSPRSSGIQKEKLLKAKIQDKITKNKLKLEKEREKELKAKVNHLNKLNMAPLTSQSAVTTNVPTVPPSSNYTHVPMPSFPQPPIFPTIPPYPFHVPHLPMTFPDITLPWLPTSMPQRLPILQVRPKRPRQLKSPHRTNKCLEKLLQLYRSKEENSLDLFPLGLDYSDEEDDNSDDAMPWQQTRIDNYDSDSSSVEDLEISTIRYQKVDSLESKLRQEYSQLRHCRHSHNKSRHLFHKNCARTLIEAVRASPRETVDAVLAVRNQSLKTRLKRSRPLTRCKYKGENKESCHDRALPFTRYCVKHIICSEDQVLFAYCTAKFPGGVQCSVPVFDIVNERPLCEEHARKMANVQKGEANRKALLADGKAPPRKPRKKTKPSALTRPSKKKKKKKQQRRNGRPQKPVPPAKPSGNTEMPQTLNLGIDTSQLSPAPEGIDTEDITDHLDSDLPPDVIEKNLELTLDPTDLHMDGDGLHMDSDALNSDQQSDYEPDKQLLEGHDFDDWARLPDDLNDLELFTGCKNGVFAPTKEDEEALERALKEASEDVKASLAQLNHLSPDTQTLPNLILPSGHENHNANHIIADGMPHHMDIGSSMAYTVTPQAGTGQGSFQEGRGSVQNSSVQSQPGMKNDMDMSGNMMNHWIRDMNPNQDPLTSNNRRFSSDVSTMSPHSAPISPHGNHFQADVPRTVPHDTNAMLNHQMLNSANENLMLANQRPWNSYTALHPNTDQVNLLSLNHQNGPSVPISGPPSYSPNPNFIQGNKFNLTLGQDQLLYSQVSHQTNHDQPQQSQGTPLISAYNVQTATPHQQSTS, encoded by the exons GTGATGTTGGTAGTAAAGTAATGTACGAAGGCAAGCATATTCACTACTCGGAGGTTGATAATAAGCCACTGTGCTCCTACAGTACCAAACTGTGTAAGCAGCGACGGCTGAATGGCTACGCATTCTGTATACGTCATGTGCTAGAAGACAAGACCGCTCCATTCAAACAGTGTGAATATGTTGCCAAATATAATAACCAGAGATGTACTAATCCCATACCCAAGAATGAAAACAGAAT ATACTGTAACAGTCATCTTCAAGTCCTAGGAATAGTACCcaagaaagaaaggaaaaagaaaagTGGTGATGTACAAGATAAAAAAGTCAAGGATgtcaaagaaaaagaaaagaagaaggAGAAAGTTGATTTAACTGTGGACAATCATAATGAAATAGAATCTGAACCCGATGTGTATACTTTTATTCCATCACCTCCATCGGAAGAAAAGAAACCCCCACCAAAATCACCCAGGTCATCAGGGATTCAGAAAGAAAAGTTACTCAAGGCAAAAATTCAAGACAAAATTACAAAGAACAAATTGAAACTAGAAAAGGAACGAGAAAAGGAACTCAAAGCTAAAGTGAATCATCTTAATAAACTGAATATGGCACCGCTTACGTCGCAGTCCGCAGTTACCACAAATGTTCCAACTGTTCCTCCGTCATCTAATTATACACATGTTCCGATGCCATCATTTCCACAACCCCCTATATTTCCAACAATCCCTCCATACCCCTTTCATGTGCCTCATTTGCCAATGACTTTCCCGGACATAACTTTGCCATGGCTCCCAACGAGTATGCCCCAACGTTTGCCAATTTTACAAGTACGACCTAAGAGACCAAGGCAGTTGAAGTCACCGCATAGGACTAATAAATGCTTAGAAAAACTTTTACAATTGTACAGAAGTAAAGAAGAAAACAGTCTGGATCTTTTTCCACTAG GTCTTGATTATTCAGATGAAGAAGATGACAATTCTGATGATGCAATGCCATGGCAACAAACAAGAATAGACAATTATGATTCAGATAGTTCTAG TGTTGAAGACTTAGAGATTTCAACAATACGTTATCAGAAAGTTGACTCACTGGAGTCCAAACTACGTCAAGAGTACAGTCAACTAAGACACTGTAGACATAGTCACAACAAATCAAGGCACCTTTTTCACAAGAATTGTGCAAGAACTTTAATAGAAGCTGTCAGGGCGAGTCCAAGAGAAACTGTAGATGCTGTATTAGCGGTTAGAAACCAATCTCTTAAAACTAG GCTTAAAAGGTCGCGACCTCTTACCAGATGTAAATATAAAGGAGAAAATAAAGAAAGTTGTCATGATAGAGCATTACCATTCACCAGATACTGTGTAAAAC ACATTATCTGTAGTGAGGACCAGGTGCTATTTGCGTATTGTACAGCTAAATTTCCCGGTGGAGTGCAATGTTCAGTTCCTGTATTTGATATAGTTAATGAAAGACCTCTCTGTGAAGAACATGCCAGAAAGATG GCCAATGTTCAGAAGGGCGAGGCCAACAGAAAGGCATTGTTGGCAGATGGCAAAGCCCCTCCAAGAAAGCCAAGAAAGAAAACCAAACCTTCAGCACTTACGAGACCatcaaagaagaaaaagaagaagaagcaaCAGCGGAGGAATGGCAGACCACAAAAACCTGTCCCTCCAGCAA AACCCTCAGGCAACACAGAAATGCCCCAGACGCTTAATCTGGGCATAGACACATCACAGCTCAGTCCAGCACCTGAGGGAATAGACACAGAAGATATCACAGATCACCTTGATAGTGACCTTCCACCTGATGTGATTGAGAAGAACTTGGAACTAACCTTAGACCCTACAGATCTACACATGGATGGAGATGGTCTTCACATGGATAGTGATGCATTGAACAGTGACCAACAGTCAGATTATGAACCTGATAAGCAACTTCTGGAAGGTCATGATTTTGATGACTGGGCCAGGTTACCTGATGATTTAAATGATCTAGAGCTATTTACAG GTTGTAAAAATGGAGTATTTGCCCCGACAAAAGAGGACGAAGAAGCATTGGAAAGGGCTCTAAAAGAGGCCTCAGAAGATGTGAAGGCATCACTAGCTCAGCTAAATCATCTTTCACCAGATACTCAAACTCTACCAAATCTTATCCTACCCAGTGGACATGAAAACCACAATGCTAATCATATCATAGCTGATGGTATGCCACATCACATGGATATAGGATCAAGTATGGCATACACTGTCACTCCTCAGGCAGGTACAGGTCAGGGGTCATTCCAGGAAGGTCGAGGGTCAGTGCAAAATTCCTCAGTACAATCACAGCCAGGTATGAAGAACGATATGGACATGAGTGGAAATATGATGAACCATTGGATACGAGACATGAATCCAAATCAGGATCCGCTAACATCAAACAATCGGCGATTCAGTTCTGATGTGTCAACTATGTCACCACACAGTGCACCGATTTCACCTCATGGCAACCACTTTCAAGCTGATGTACCTAGGACTGTACCGCATGATACAAATGCTATGCTAAATCACCAAATGTTGAACTCGGCAAATGAGAACCTtatgttggccaatcaaaggcCGTGGAACTCATATACCGCACTTCATCCAAACACTGATCAAGTGAATCTGTTATCATTAAATCATCAAAATGGACCCTCTGTGCCAATTAGCGGACCTCCTTCGTATTCTCCAAATCCAAACTTTATTCAAGGAAACAAGTTTAACTTGACCCTTGGACAGGACCAACTGTTGTACAGTCAGGTCAGTCATCAGACAAATCATGACCAGCCACAACAGTCACAAGGCACTCCTCTGATATCAGCATATAATGTTCAGACAGCTACCCCTCACCAACAGAGCACAAGCTAg
- the LOC144447417 gene encoding protein transport protein Sec61 subunit gamma — MDQIQTFIDPAKQFGKDSIRLVKRCTKPDRKEFQKIAMATAIGFAIMGFIGFFVKLIHIPINNIIVGS, encoded by the exons ATGGACCAGATCCAGACTTTCATCGACCCAGCTAAACAGTTTGGTAAGGATTCTATTAGACTGGTTAAAAGATGCACAAAACCAGACAGAAAAG AATTTCAGAagattgccatggcaactgcaATTGGTTTTGCTATTATGGGTTTTATTGGATTCTTTGTTAAACTTATCCACATTCCAATAAATAACATCATTGT GGGTTCATAG